agcagattttttttacaccagATTACAGCCATAAACCATGCTCTCCCTGTATGCTTCTGAAGCTTGTGATAGGATTACCTTGGGAACTGACAATGAACCTGATGGTACACGGTCTTATGTGTTGCAGTAATTTGGAGATAAATTTTTGTGGGCAGCCGAATTTGAGAAGGAACCTCCAAAGTACATAGTGATTGACATTAGAAAGTGCAgcaaaggaacaggcccttcagcccataatctcTGTGTTTATCATGATACCAAATTTAATGAATTCCATCGGTGTGCACCTATCTCTCTGTACCCTGTCtgatcatgtgcctgtctaaatgcatCTTAAATTTTGCAAATGTATCTGCTTTCACACCATCCCAGGCAGTGTGTTCTAGGTACTTGctattctgtgtgtgtggggggaggggaaatctTGCTTTAAATCTCCTTTACACATTCTCtctcttagtttttttttaaaaattctaaccCTTGAGATTCCAATACTCCAGAGAAaagaatccaagtttgtccaatttcACTTTGTTACAaatactctccaatccaggcaacatcctgtagaacctctccaaagcctccacatccattCATTGTATCCTGCATTTCTCTTTTGGTTATGTAATGAAGATCAGACAGACTTGAGCCATATCCCAATTTGGGGAACATTTATTCATTCACTGGGAAGCATCCACCCTGCAAAAGATCCTGTCATTTGCTTTCCTTGTGGCAATCTGATGTGTCTCATCTCTTGGATAGCTTCTGTTGCTCAGCTGTGGAAGAAAGTTGGATTGGGGAAACAAAACTATTACAGTGGCATCCCTGAGATCAACATCCCCAATACTGACTTGTTCTTGGTGAGGATGTTTATCCGGCCATGACATGGTATTAAGGATATCAAGGTCACATAAACTCCGTGTaagtgatgatgagtttattgtcatacaaatttgtaaaatgtacatatgcactaaaATGTTTGCTGAAGCCGAATATGTACTTGTAAAGTAAAACTATTAGTATTAGTCTGAAATGTTCAGTTCTTTATTATATAGCACATTTATTCAACTtgcgttgaccaaagtgctgGAACAAACCAAGGCAATCGATCGAAACTAGTACAACTATTTACAGAACAACGGATTAATACGTTATAAATAGACATCAATTGCAACGCTGTCGGAGGTTAGGAATGTACAAAGGGTTTCAGATGTTACACGCTAATGATAGAAGGTATGTTTTTAACCTGAATTTAAAGTAGTTGAGGGAGGGGGCTAGTTTAATGGTCAGGGGAatgctgttccacagtttggAGACTGCAACTGTTAAGGCCCGGTCTCCCCTTTGTGTGCGCTTAGTGTGTGGAACAGCCAGGCGTTCTGCGGTATCTGACTTGACCTGCTTTGGAGTAGAGTAGGGGGTAAGCAGATCAAAGATGTGTGtttggcgggggagggggggggggggtggggagggggtggtaggcAAGGTCATTGAGGGCCTTGTTTGTAAATAGCAACTTGAAGTTGATTCTTAGCTGCTCTGGCAGCCACTAGATGGAGGCCAGAACTGGGGTGATGTGGTGTCTCTTCTTGGTACCGTTAGGACCTTAGCCACAGCTTTCTGAACTGATTGGAGGTGGGTTATGGAGGACTGGCTAATTCCAGTGTATAGAGAGTTAGTGTAGTCCAGAAGATAAAGGCATGAATAACCCTTTTTGAGGTCCTTGAGTGAGAGATACGGTTTTATTTTAACAATAGTGCAGAGCTGGAATAAGCAGCCCTTCAGTTGAGCATGTAGATATTCAGAGAAAGAATGAACTGGAGATTTTAGAAAGCATTAAGTTACCAGGACTGATGAGATATACCTCAGGctactgagggaggagattgctgagcctctggcgatgatctttgaatcatcaatggggatgggagaggttccagaggattggagggtggcggaTGTTGTTCTTTTATTCAAGAAGGGGGTAGAGGGATAACGTACAGTGGAGCAGGCTCTGCAAGGGGGCACCATCATTCCTTCTAGCGTGCATGGTGCTGCCTGGGCTCCTGAGCATTCCCagtattttctgatttttaaTGTGGATTTCACCATGTGCAAAATTTTCGGATtgtaattgtttttgttttcGAGTTTCCAATGGCACTGTTCACAAAGGGCTTTGTGCCTTTGACTTGTACCACAGAAGCAATGAGCCAAATGTTCAGTTCCTCACCAGTCTCTGTAGCCATACAAAAAAATGACCAGGGTGTGGGTGGTGGGCAACAGTTCCCTCGGCAACACTCCCTACCATAGGCCGCCCAAATGCATCCATTTGTACACCAAGAATGGCATAGGCAAAGTAGGGGACAAAATCTTGCTGGCCATCAAAGGGCAGAAGAAGAAGGCATTGATTGTGGGTCACAAAATGCCTGGTCCTTTGATGACGCCCAGATTAGACTCCAACAATGTGGTGCTCATCGAAGACCATGGAAACTCCATGGGGACACGCATCAAGGTACCTATCCCCAGCAGACTGCGATGACTGGGTGGTGAATATTCAAAAGTACTAGCAATTGCTTAGAAATTTATCTGATTGGGAGAACAGATGCTATAAGCATCAACAACTTCTTGCACTTTGAACCAAATTGGTTCAATTTCAATTTGTGTAATAAAAGTTATTaatgtcaaaaaaaaaagaaggggGTAGAGATAGCCCAGAAAATTATTGACTAATGAGTTACTTCATTGGTTAGTAAGTAGATGGAGGAGATCTTgcgaggcaggatttatgaatagagataatcagcatggctttgtcaagggcaaaggatgtgactaaacacattgatgaaggaagagcagtagatgtaatATATATGGATTTCAGAAAGACATTTGATAATGTACCCCAAGCAAGCTTTGTCGAGATAGaaaggaggcatgggatccaaggggacattactttgtggatccagaactggcttgcccacagaaAGCAAAGAGTGGTTGCAGACAGGCCATATTTtgcatggaggttggtgaccagtggtgtgcctcatggatctgttctgggactcctacactgtgatttttataaatgacttggatgaggaagtggaggggtgggttagtaagtttgcagatggcacaaatgttgggggtgttgtggatagtgtggagtgTGGTCAGAGGATGCAacaggacattgataggatgcaaaactgggctgagaagtggcagatggagttcaccCCAGATAAGTGCgaggtggttcattttggtaggtcaaatatgatggcaaAATATAGTATTAATTGTAAGACTCTTGGCATTGTGGAGGatgagagggatcttggggtctgaGTCCATAGGGGACTCAAAGCAGCTGCGCAGGTTGActctggttaagaaggcatatggtgtattggccttcattaatcgtggaattgaatttaagagccgagaggtaatgttgcagctataaagaatcctggtcagaccccacttggagtactgtgctcagttctggttgcctcattactggaaggatggggaagccattgaaagggggcagaggagatttgcaatgttgttgcctggattagggagCATGCTTTATGAAAactggttgagtgaacttggagtgatggaggatgagatGTGACCTGATAGAGTTATATAAGGTGATGAGAAGCATTGACCATGTGGATAGTCAGAGACCTTTTCCCAGTGTAATAaaagggagtagagatagccCAGAAAATTATTGACCAATGAGTTACTTCATTGGTTGCcacagaggacacaggtttaaggtggtGGGGAATAGGCGCAGAGGAGATGTGAGGGGtcagtttttcactcagagaatggtgaggCCATGGAATTGGCTGCTGGCAACGGTGGTGATGGATACGGTAGTCTTTTAAAGACTTtcgataggtacatggagcttagaaaaatagagggctattatgggtaagcctagtaatttctaatgTAGGGACCTGTTTGTGACAACTTTGTAGGCCAAAGGCCCTGTATTTTGCTGTAGTGTTGTTAGTAAACCAATTAAATTAAGAGACACTCAATACATAAATATTCGGATTAATCCCAATTCGAGAAAAAAGTGAGTTGTAATCGTGCAGGAAGTCtttgtggtgtcggagcagtccatgattagtgtatcaaggggaggttcaagactgataagttgaaaagaaactgttcttgaacccagagtgctgcttttcaggcttctgtaccttctgcctgaagggagcagtgaaaacaggttgtgaccaggatggtgaaggtcttttatgatgttgattGCCTTCTTGAGAAGAGGTATGAGCACTGCTGGGGACCTCCAAATTGGAGTTAACATGCCAGTCGGTAACCTTTAAATAAATGTATGCTACAGTTATATTATGGTTGTCCTGGAGTTCAGATGCTGAAGTCGGTGATATTTTTTAAGGAAACTTTTCAGTAGCTTCACATTAATGGCTACAGTGAAGAAGAACAAAGAGGGAAGAAAATCTGCAAAAACGGTACTTAGACTTGTCTCAACCTCATTGGTTAATTTTTGTTGCTAGGCCTACCTGCTCTTGTGAGACAGAGCAAGCTTGTTTATTGCAAGGTCGCAATAAACTCCTCAGTGTTGACTCTTTCCTCCCTCTCAAGCACATAATCTTGCATACTACCTGCCTACTCATTCTTTTGGCCACCTCCTGCTTGATATGTGGAAGAGTTTGCAGAACTTGGCTTGACCTCATTAACTCATCTCATTGTATGTTTGTTGGAACATtgaaccttgaacattaaaagtaagcCATCATTCCTGGTTATCCATTTTGAGTTTGAAAGCACTGATCCTGAGGACTGGATTGAAAAAGGTCTTAAATTAGGTGTTGTAGATTTTTGATATTTTTCTACATCACTGGTTTATTCAAGACTCCATTTCAAAATGCTGCATCAAACCATAGCAGTGGATTGCTATTTGTATTATCCATTTCATTTGTGGGTATAAAGGGTAAATAGAAGCAAATTGTCTTTGATCCAGAGAGTCTGCTGAAAAAGTGGAAGAGCTTTTGGGTcccattctcctccccccccccccccccaactcatcatctttttttttaaattgattcttTTCTATTGGTCTTCATGAGTCTGTTGAGCTGTTTCTTTTGCCTTAAACCATGCTGGTCCTTTCAATCcaatgacacaaatgtacatCGAAAACCACTGGCGACACTCAAATCTTGGAGGACTCCCAGCAGTTTATGGGCAGGATTCTTTGGGGCTCCTGTTGCGTGGTTTGGATCTATTTTCAGTTGTGTTCTCTGAAATGGATATCTTGCAAAAGGGAGGAGGAAGTTTGGCATTCGAATCCACGACATTTTTGTTTCAGATGCATTCCTTAGTGCATTTTTCAATGCAACTTATAACATTTATTACAGTTTTAAAAGTGGGACAATTGCAGTACAGTACGTTTTCCCCATATCCGAAGTTCTGAATACCTAAAAGATCCAAAAACCCAACTTTTTTGCGACGCCGGCAtaatgtcacaagttgaaaaaaatttatcatctgacttgcccatgtgggtcTGACGCTCTGTTAGTGCTATTTTGATAACGGCAGAGCTCGACTGTACAAAGATATAGTTGCAAATGGCAAAAAGGTCTGCAGATAGCACTTTGGGTgtcagtggggggaaaaaagcggAAGTGTTTATGTTTGTCTATAGAACAGAAAGTCAAGCTGTTGGCTACATTTATCATGTAAGCAGAGATTGTTATTTTTTGGTATGCATTAAACATTACTTCATGTTGGAAAAGTCTGCcatcatttttttgttgtttaaccGCTGATCTGCAAGTATTCTGTTAATGAGCTGCTTAAAACCATTTTTCCGAATAAACCCGATAACCGAAAAATGTATGGTACCAAGCATTTCAGATACGGGAAACTTACTGTATCTTGAATGGATTTTCTTGAATGAAGATTTGTATTCAACCCAGACCCCTAGCCCCCATTAGAGACATAAGCATTCTCAGATGACATTTTTTGCTCCagttaaaacccctggtatctgataCTTGTGGGGATTGGAAGAttacagataagtgaattttctggttgcttgagattgcatgttctgtgattggcgaactaatggtgaggtgcaccaattttaaacttcttcttttccgtaatttttttttttgctggttgcttgaggatgCAGGTTGTTTCATTTCTGGATAacaaaggttttactgtattttgtgccattaaatgttgaaaaataaTATACACTGCAAAAGTCACTGATGTACTTGCCTAACTGTGTTGAATAATTTCATTGTATGTTTGTTGGAACATTGAACCTTGGACATTAAAAGTAAGCCGTCATTCCTGGTTATCTATTTTGAGTTTGAAAGCACTGATCCTGAGGACTGGATTGAAAAAGGTCTTAAATTAGGTGTTGTAGATTTTTGATATTTTTTCTACATCATTGGGTTTATTCAAGACTCCATTTCAAAGTGCTGCATCAGACCATAGCAGTGGATTGCTACCAGTTCATTTGGCAAAGAAAACTTGCATGTATCAAATTAAATTCAGACTGGATATACTGCAGGAAGTAATTTGCCCTTTTGTGCCAAAACCTTTCCAGCAACTGCAAGGCCAGATCAGGATAGTGATGGAATAATTTCCCCCTGCCTCTATCTGTAAAGAGGCAACAAATCTCAAGAAACTGAGCACCATCCAGAATATAGCAGTATTCTAGGTGATATCCCATCAACCACCTAAACCTTCATTCTCTTCACCACTAATACACAGTACTGTCTACAAATGCAGATCACTCTAAGTCTAAAGCATTTCCTAAGCCTGTAACTTCTACCTTCAGCAAGGACATCTGATACATACGAATACCATCACCTCCAGGTTCCCTCTGTTTTACATGCAATACTGACTGAAATATATTGCTCAACCTCTGTCATTTGGGTCAAACTTCTAGAACTCTCTATCTTTTGAAGAACTacagaggctcatctccaccttcttAAGGGTAATTAGGTATTAACAATAAATATTGGAATTGTCAGTGATACCCCCCAGAATTCAAAAAATGAATAAAGGAACAAATAAAAACTAAACATCTTTGAACAAGGAAGTAATTGAGgagaagaacaaaaataaaaggacACGATCATGGACAGGATGGGGTTAAGAGAGAAATGGGCCAATTGCAGACAAATACGACCATCCAGTTCAAAAAGGCAGGGTAGATGAATTTGCTGTTTTCCTCTGTTGTTCTGTCACTAACATTTCAGTTCAATGACCATCCATTAGAATGAGGAAAAGTTAGAAATTAAACTTGTTTATATTTGTAAAAGGGCAAAATTGGAGTCAGGTTGAATGGCCACAAGTAATGATAGTGTCAGAGTGGTGCAGAGCAGAAACAGACCTTCGGCCGACCATTTTGTCCACCTGCATGAGACTGTATCCTATGTCCTGCCTAGAAGTAGTGAAACTCCAAAGTCTGCAGAATCTttgtagtaaaacacaatgctggagaaactcagctggtcaaacaggatacttcatataacaaagataaaatgCGTAACCAgcaatttgggcctgagcccttcatcaaggtatccttCATCTTTGCCTTACCAATCCATATACCTCTCTATATGTCTCTTGAGCATTGAGTTTTAGCTGATTCCATCATATTCGTTCATGGCTGCACGCTCCAAATACCAGTCATTCCCTGTGCAAGCAAAACTTGATCCTCAAATCCAcattaaaactccttcctctcacttAAAGGTCATCCCATTTTTTTGATAACCCTATCATGAAGAAAAGATACTATCTTCCTTACCAATGCCTctcgtaattttatatacatttacTCCAGGGAAGACAACCCAACCATCCAATCACTTCCTGTAATTAAAGACAACACTATAATGAATTTTCTCTGTGCTCTCTCCAGTGCATCCATATACTTCATGTTGTGTGGTGACTGCATGCAATACTCTGCATGGCTTAAccagtgttttgtaaagttgcaacataatgTCCCAACTTTTGTATCCATACACTGacctatgaaggcaagcatgtcatTTTTACCTTGTCCACTATTCTTGGGGGCCCTTATTCCATACAGGAAAGTATGAACTTAAGTCCCAATGTTTTTCTTTTCGTCAACATTCCTCAGTACTCTACCATTTACTGAATACCCTATGTTGATAGAATTCTCCGTGTGCTTGTCAAGATTAATTTCCATCTGCTAACATTGTGCAACTTTCCATctctaaaacccctggtatccggcactggtggggattggtagatgccgaataagtgaattttctggttgtttgtgATTAAgtattgtgtgattggtgaactaatggcaaggtttaccaattttaaactttttagaaatctatttattttcctttatt
The Narcine bancroftii isolate sNarBan1 chromosome 1, sNarBan1.hap1, whole genome shotgun sequence genome window above contains:
- the LOC138755220 gene encoding large ribosomal subunit protein uL14m-like, whose protein sequence is MTRVWVVGNSSLGNTPYHRPPKCIHLYTKNGIGKVGDKILLAIKGQKKKALIVGHKMPGPLMTPRLDSNNVVLIEDHGNSMGTRIKVPIPSRLR